Proteins from a genomic interval of Polaribacter sp. Q13:
- a CDS encoding cadherin-like domain-containing protein: MISPKYNTYKIVIFFLLFYQFTAAQTAPIALDDSYATKTNLELRINTPGLLSNDTDKDDDELEVIRFSVSGSTYNVGNSISLPEGTITINANGSFVFIPTINYNDFTIVVNYTISDGTFTASANLTIKIINLYPPKAQNDNYTTETNAALNIDAPGILNNDTDKDENFLTITEFKIDSVSYKVGEKAKFNEGSITINANGSFSFIPTKDYNKSIPTINYTVSDGTFTSTANLTIKIINLYPPTVQNDNYTTETNAALNIDAPGILNNDTDKDKNFLTITEFKIDSVSYKVGEKAKFNEGSITLNANGSFSFTPATDYNNSIPTINYTVSDGTFTSTANLTIKIINLYPPDAKDDYDTANINTTLSVHNPGVLINDSDQDNNALSIINFIVNGKTYNTDQTATFTEGSISFKPDGSYSFIPAKNYTGNVPVIKYIISDGTFTDAANLYLTVEHITNLLKIKSLSSCNQGYTVDGVYKIKYNITLKNTSTARDYHAENLITNINLTNDLNAIYGNTCVEKIEGVTVSTTSVQDFVNNPYPLDFDNDAINNDFFTASSNEIFNKNAIDNFTLYPRQSINIQFCVTVNPFCNGRPNPTPSGSGIDFNHVVDVTSTIGNDTANVLLTDFHTTEAILAGGLYVPEPKPKVNPDGTFDYTNRVILTNEGTATANNINYNMGLGDFLNKSIVFKELKVTQISGPNVTVNNSYNGDTNTKLLMPNNTLAPGETVILEIFYLTEPFSSSRVNNFYQLNRSQTQGGIDGFDETTTSSNKSYSFVNWSDNLGNHLDRYYPSNSPTAPVSSSLQCSCSASSMVFLFNSFSGNTKTISEVNKVPNGILEHQEITFQLTVKNTSEIVQLENLNLQDDLNKICVGNIVSVSLPFIENSTATTNPTLNPAYNGVSDINFFDGTSGILMQGETITVQFTVVFYEDCINPNTSSFTATDPLNVIISSSAFVLVNASTDTDNDGITNFVDIDDDNDTILDIDEYNGLNPLDDHDKDLTPNYRDTDYGVDANNDGIVDIFDFDNDGVPNHFDLDSDNDGILDIVEAGNRAADKDQSGTTNNFVGNNGLDNTLENTDTASTSIKYTILNTDANGSPNFIDIDADADGIVDNIEGQTTATYKAPNGIVNTFGIDTAYPNGITPTDTDRDGDPDYIDLNSDNDIRDDAIEAWDDDNDGVAETNPLNLDSDNDGLDDAYDNNKILVNPTNNQDPTDFPNNDDPDTTERDWREIIAIDVLIDNVSAIEGKVLEFTILLVKKTDHSKLIQSASPITISFTTEDGTETANKYNIAIAPYDYEQVTSKMLKIPAFTDTKTFTITSLDDNIDELEELFTLNGKIISNNTINTEISGVGTILDDDDAPSISMNDSENKEGEDLEHTIKLSHPSSRPIYIDIHTTDGTAISPEDYPSSYKSVSINETTDPENANTETTFNISTYVDNINEPDEFINVLGVVASSPIGTQDLTKTGTILDINQEPQIIIDDVTVIEGATLVFTISLINPDSDEPMQNSLPINFNLQSVNETASDLEDFKMLFTNATIPAFSTSITQKIQTIDDSLNEDTETMRLQVSITSTDVSNISSTIFGTGTIKDNDYPNLFSPNGDGKSDTFEIAGIEEYPNFKIIIMDRWGGQVFNYNNNGKSNPLWWDGCNHGKPVTEGIYYYSLNYNDGITKPKKSFIQLIR; the protein is encoded by the coding sequence ATGATATCCCCTAAATACAATACCTATAAAATAGTTATATTCTTTCTACTTTTCTATCAATTTACAGCAGCACAAACAGCTCCTATAGCATTAGATGATAGTTATGCTACTAAAACAAATTTAGAACTAAGAATTAACACTCCTGGTTTATTAAGTAATGATACAGACAAAGATGATGATGAACTAGAAGTCATTCGATTTTCTGTGAGCGGTAGTACATATAATGTAGGAAACAGTATTAGTTTACCTGAAGGAACAATTACCATAAATGCTAATGGTAGTTTTGTTTTTATACCTACCATCAATTATAACGACTTTACTATTGTAGTTAACTATACAATTTCTGATGGAACTTTTACAGCATCTGCTAACCTAACTATAAAAATCATTAACTTATATCCGCCAAAGGCACAAAACGACAATTATACAACAGAAACAAATGCAGCATTAAATATTGATGCTCCGGGCATCTTAAATAACGATACTGATAAAGATGAAAACTTTCTAACAATTACAGAATTTAAAATAGATTCCGTTAGTTATAAAGTTGGTGAAAAAGCTAAATTTAATGAAGGATCTATTACCATAAATGCTAATGGTAGTTTTTCTTTTATTCCTACAAAAGATTATAACAAGAGTATTCCTACAATTAATTATACGGTTTCAGACGGAACTTTTACAAGTACAGCTAACCTAACTATAAAAATCATTAACTTATATCCGCCAACCGTACAAAACGACAATTATACAACAGAAACAAATGCAGCATTAAATATTGATGCTCCAGGGATCTTAAATAACGACACAGATAAAGATAAAAACTTTCTAACAATTACAGAATTTAAAATAGATTCCGTTAGTTATAAGGTTGGTGAAAAAGCTAAATTTAATGAAGGGTCTATTACCTTAAATGCAAATGGTAGTTTTTCTTTTACTCCTGCAACAGATTATAACAATAGTATTCCTACAATTAATTATACAGTTTCAGACGGAACTTTTACAAGTACAGCTAACCTAACTATAAAAATCATCAACTTATATCCGCCAGATGCAAAAGATGATTATGATACTGCAAACATAAACACTACTTTAAGTGTTCATAACCCTGGGGTATTAATAAATGATAGTGACCAAGACAATAACGCCTTGTCTATTATTAATTTTATTGTAAACGGCAAAACGTATAACACAGATCAAACAGCTACTTTTACAGAAGGAAGTATCTCTTTTAAACCAGATGGTAGCTATTCTTTTATCCCTGCTAAAAACTACACGGGTAATGTTCCTGTAATTAAATACATCATTTCTGATGGAACTTTTACAGATGCTGCTAATTTATATTTAACAGTAGAACATATCACTAACTTATTAAAAATAAAATCTTTATCTAGTTGCAACCAAGGCTACACAGTAGACGGAGTCTATAAAATTAAATATAACATAACGCTTAAAAACACAAGTACAGCTAGAGATTACCATGCAGAAAACCTTATAACCAACATCAATTTAACAAATGATTTAAATGCTATTTATGGAAATACATGTGTTGAAAAAATAGAAGGAGTTACTGTAAGCACCACTTCCGTTCAAGATTTTGTAAACAACCCATATCCTTTAGATTTTGATAATGACGCTATAAATAATGACTTTTTTACTGCTTCATCAAATGAAATTTTTAATAAAAATGCCATAGATAATTTTACTTTATACCCAAGACAATCTATAAATATTCAGTTTTGTGTAACAGTAAACCCTTTTTGTAATGGCAGACCAAACCCTACTCCATCTGGTTCTGGAATCGATTTTAATCATGTTGTAGATGTTACCTCTACCATAGGAAACGATACTGCGAATGTTTTATTAACAGATTTTCATACTACAGAAGCTATTCTAGCTGGAGGTTTATATGTACCAGAGCCTAAACCTAAAGTAAACCCAGACGGAACTTTTGATTACACCAATAGAGTAATCTTAACAAATGAAGGAACTGCTACCGCAAACAATATTAATTACAATATGGGCTTAGGTGATTTTTTAAACAAGTCTATTGTTTTTAAAGAACTTAAAGTTACTCAAATTTCTGGGCCTAATGTTACCGTTAATAATTCCTATAACGGAGACACAAACACTAAATTATTAATGCCAAATAACACTCTTGCTCCAGGAGAAACTGTTATTTTAGAAATCTTTTATTTAACAGAACCTTTTTCTTCTTCTAGAGTAAATAATTTTTATCAATTAAATCGTTCTCAAACTCAAGGCGGTATAGATGGGTTTGATGAAACAACAACTTCTAGTAATAAAAGTTACTCTTTTGTTAATTGGTCAGATAATTTAGGAAATCATTTAGATAGATATTACCCTTCTAATTCACCTACAGCGCCTGTTTCATCATCATTACAATGCAGTTGTTCTGCTTCTAGTATGGTTTTTCTTTTTAATTCTTTTTCTGGAAATACTAAAACAATTTCAGAAGTAAATAAAGTTCCTAATGGAATTTTAGAACACCAAGAAATTACGTTTCAACTTACCGTTAAAAATACTAGTGAAATTGTACAATTAGAAAACTTAAACCTACAAGACGACTTAAATAAAATTTGTGTTGGTAATATTGTTTCTGTTAGCCTTCCTTTTATAGAAAACTCTACAGCAACCACTAACCCAACATTAAACCCGGCATATAACGGAGTTTCAGATATTAATTTTTTTGATGGTACTTCCGGTATATTAATGCAAGGAGAAACAATTACAGTTCAATTTACAGTTGTATTTTATGAAGACTGTATTAACCCCAACACTTCTAGTTTTACAGCAACAGACCCATTAAATGTAATTATAAGTTCTTCTGCTTTTGTACTTGTAAATGCCTCAACGGATACAGATAATGACGGAATTACAAACTTCGTTGATATTGATGATGATAATGATACCATACTAGATATTGATGAATATAACGGATTAAATCCTTTAGATGATCATGACAAAGATTTAACACCTAATTACAGAGATACAGATTACGGAGTTGATGCCAATAATGATGGTATTGTCGATATTTTTGATTTTGATAATGATGGTGTTCCTAATCACTTTGATTTAGATAGTGATAATGATGGAATTTTAGATATTGTAGAAGCAGGAAATAGGGCAGCAGACAAAGACCAATCTGGTACAACCAATAATTTTGTAGGTAATAACGGACTAGATAACACTTTAGAAAACACCGACACTGCAAGTACATCTATTAAATACACTATTCTAAATACAGATGCAAATGGTTCTCCTAACTTTATAGATATTGATGCAGATGCAGATGGTATTGTAGATAATATTGAAGGACAAACTACCGCTACTTATAAAGCCCCTAACGGCATTGTTAATACTTTTGGTATAGACACAGCATACCCAAATGGAATTACTCCAACAGACACAGATCGTGATGGTGATCCTGATTATATTGATTTAAATTCTGATAACGACATTCGTGATGATGCTATTGAAGCTTGGGATGATGATAATGATGGAGTAGCAGAAACTAACCCACTAAATTTAGATAGTGATAATGATGGCTTAGACGACGCTTATGACAATAACAAAATCCTAGTAAACCCAACAAATAATCAAGATCCTACCGATTTTCCAAACAACGATGACCCCGATACAACCGAAAGAGATTGGAGAGAAATTATAGCAATCGACGTACTTATTGATAACGTTTCTGCTATAGAAGGAAAAGTTTTAGAATTCACAATCTTGCTAGTTAAAAAGACTGATCACTCTAAATTGATTCAAAGTGCATCACCAATTACAATTAGTTTTACAACAGAAGACGGTACTGAAACCGCAAACAAATACAATATAGCAATCGCCCCTTATGATTATGAGCAAGTAACATCAAAAATGTTAAAGATACCTGCTTTTACAGATACAAAAACATTTACCATAACCTCTTTAGATGACAATATTGATGAATTAGAGGAATTATTTACTTTAAACGGAAAAATAATCTCTAACAATACCATTAACACAGAAATAAGTGGTGTTGGTACTATTTTAGATGATGATGATGCTCCATCTATAAGTATGAATGATTCCGAAAATAAGGAAGGTGAAGATTTAGAACACACAATTAAACTAAGTCATCCATCTTCTAGACCTATTTACATAGATATCCATACAACCGACGGAACCGCAATTAGTCCAGAAGATTACCCAAGTTCTTATAAATCTGTATCTATTAACGAAACGACAGATCCTGAGAATGCGAATACAGAAACTACGTTTAACATTTCTACATATGTAGACAACATAAACGAACCAGATGAGTTTATAAATGTTTTAGGAGTTGTAGCTTCTTCACCTATAGGAACCCAAGATTTAACAAAAACCGGAACCATTTTAGATATTAATCAAGAACCCCAAATTATAATAGATGATGTAACAGTTATTGAGGGAGCTACTTTGGTATTTACAATTTCTCTTATAAATCCAGATTCTGATGAACCAATGCAAAACTCTTTACCAATCAATTTTAATTTGCAATCGGTTAATGAAACAGCAAGTGATTTAGAAGATTTTAAAATGTTATTTACCAACGCTACAATCCCTGCATTTTCTACATCTATAACCCAAAAGATACAAACCATAGATGACTCTTTAAATGAAGATACAGAAACCATGCGACTACAAGTAAGCATAACATCTACAGATGTCTCTAATATTTCATCAACCATATTTGGAACTGGAACTATAAAAGATAATGATTATCCAAACCTATTTTCGCCAAATGGCGATGGAAAAAGTGACACTTTTGAAATTGCGGGTATTGAAGAGTATCCTAACTTTAAAATAATCATTATGGATCGTTGGGGAGGTCAAGTATTTAATTATAATAACAACGGAAAGTCAAATCCTCTTTGGTGGGATGGTTGCAATCATGGAAAACCTGTTACAGAGGGTATTTATTATTATTCTTTAAACTACAACGACGGAATTACCAAACCTAAAAAAAGCTTTATTCAATTAATAAGATGA
- a CDS encoding nuclear transport factor 2 family protein translates to MKNFFSVFVVFVSFMSCVEKKEIKAAQTILSIKTKVNTLLDDWHKAASEADFEGYFGKMDSISVFIGTDATENWSKMQFANFSKPYFDKGKAWSFKSLERNVYVNDAKDFVWFDELLTTWMGTCRGSGVLEKKQNIWKIRHYVLSVEIPNDDIQSVIFAKKKSDSIFLTRFNK, encoded by the coding sequence ATGAAAAACTTCTTTAGCGTTTTTGTAGTTTTTGTGTCTTTTATGAGTTGTGTTGAAAAAAAAGAAATTAAAGCAGCACAAACTATTTTATCCATAAAAACCAAGGTGAATACCTTGTTAGATGATTGGCACAAAGCTGCTTCTGAAGCAGATTTTGAAGGTTATTTTGGAAAAATGGATAGCATTTCTGTTTTTATTGGAACAGATGCAACGGAAAATTGGAGTAAAATGCAATTTGCAAACTTTAGTAAACCTTATTTTGATAAGGGCAAAGCGTGGTCTTTTAAGTCGTTAGAAAGAAATGTTTATGTGAATGATGCTAAAGATTTTGTTTGGTTCGATGAGTTGTTAACTACTTGGATGGGCACCTGTAGAGGGTCTGGAGTTTTAGAGAAAAAACAAAATATATGGAAAATAAGACACTACGTTTTGTCTGTAGAAATTCCGAATGATGATATACAATCAGTTATTTTTGCCAAGAAAAAAAGTGATTCTATTTTTTTAACAAGATTTAATAAATAG
- a CDS encoding nucleoside triphosphate pyrophosphohydrolase family protein — protein sequence MKNKIAAVTKFHTAFKLNMNQEPIANIGKDRNTLRFDLMKEENEEYIEAAENNDLVEVADALGDMLYILCGTIIEHGMQDKIEEVFNEIQRSNMSKLGADGKPIYREDGKVLKGPNYFKPNIAEILEK from the coding sequence ATGAAAAACAAAATAGCAGCAGTAACTAAATTTCACACCGCTTTTAAATTAAACATGAATCAAGAACCAATTGCAAATATTGGTAAAGATAGAAATACACTTCGTTTTGATTTAATGAAAGAAGAAAATGAAGAGTATATAGAAGCAGCAGAAAACAATGATTTGGTAGAGGTTGCAGATGCTCTAGGAGATATGTTATATATTTTATGTGGAACAATTATAGAACATGGAATGCAAGATAAAATAGAAGAAGTCTTCAATGAAATTCAACGTAGTAATATGAGTAAATTAGGTGCAGATGGTAAACCTATTTACAGAGAAGATGGCAAAGTTTTAAAAGGGCCTAATTATTTTAAGCCCAACATTGCCGAGATTTTAGAAAAATAA
- a CDS encoding SsrA-binding protein gives MKKQVFKILAKINKLILPSFTKKGLDISKASKIQLAIIGWRAFTTKNSLT, from the coding sequence ATGAAAAAACAAGTTTTTAAAATACTTGCAAAGATTAATAAATTGATCTTACCTTCCTTTACTAAAAAAGGATTGGATATCTCTAAAGCATCTAAAATTCAACTAGCTATTATTGGATGGAGAGCTTTTACAACTAAAAATTCATTAACCTAA
- a CDS encoding ABC transporter ATPase, which yields MFVDYSTITENAKVWVYPSSRKFYPNEIEGIESKVKEFLENWKSDDENFKVSYKFLYNRFIVLFADSENSNLTNADVDASVSFILGLQQEYEVELLDKMNACFKQGEFVQYKDLKDFKKLLKNKAVTAKSIIFDNLITTKVDFDNNWEIPIEESWYNRYL from the coding sequence ATGTTTGTAGATTATTCCACAATTACCGAAAACGCAAAAGTTTGGGTATACCCTTCTAGCAGAAAATTCTATCCTAATGAAATTGAAGGAATTGAAAGCAAAGTAAAAGAATTTCTAGAAAACTGGAAATCTGACGACGAAAATTTTAAAGTTTCGTACAAATTTCTTTACAACCGTTTTATTGTACTATTTGCTGATAGTGAAAATTCTAATTTAACAAATGCAGATGTTGATGCTTCTGTTTCTTTTATTTTGGGTTTACAACAAGAATATGAAGTAGAATTGTTAGACAAAATGAATGCTTGTTTTAAACAAGGAGAATTTGTGCAATACAAAGATTTAAAAGACTTTAAAAAACTACTTAAAAACAAAGCTGTAACTGCAAAAAGTATCATTTTTGATAATTTAATTACCACAAAAGTTGACTTTGATAACAATTGGGAAATCCCTATTGAAGAAAGCTGGTATAACAGATATTTATAA
- a CDS encoding type IX secretion system membrane protein PorP/SprF produces the protein MIKNNPLNNLKIEYRQLYINAFIFLFFTTINYAQLTPHYTQYLYNMQVINPAFVGSKADLSISFLSRKQWVGVEGAPETRTFSINARTAAGLGFGVTVINDKLGLANSNNINLDASYTLAISRYERLSFGLKGGITFFNNNYAGGITPDNEIYASNNGTYANIGFGGLYYTEEFFVGLSIPNILDSNQFKTLKNLENNFGIKHNNFFLSTGFIYDLSENFKLKPSTIVKYTPSLPMSVDLNANLIYKDKIETGLSYRYKESISALFAIIINKKYRVGYSYDNRLASYGNNLSSHEIIIRFDLNLNRNTRWLFHNRCYF, from the coding sequence ATGATAAAAAACAACCCCCTAAACAATCTAAAAATTGAATATAGGCAGCTTTATATAAATGCCTTCATCTTTCTTTTTTTTACGACCATTAATTACGCACAACTAACACCACATTATACACAATATTTGTATAACATGCAGGTAATAAACCCGGCTTTTGTGGGTTCTAAAGCAGATTTAAGCATCTCTTTTTTATCGCGTAAGCAATGGGTTGGTGTAGAAGGAGCTCCAGAAACTAGAACCTTTTCTATAAATGCAAGGACAGCTGCTGGTTTAGGTTTTGGAGTAACCGTAATAAACGACAAATTGGGTTTAGCAAACAGCAATAATATAAATTTAGATGCTTCATATACGCTTGCCATATCTCGTTACGAAAGATTATCTTTTGGTTTAAAAGGTGGTATTACTTTTTTTAATAACAACTATGCAGGAGGAATAACTCCAGACAATGAAATATATGCATCTAATAACGGTACATATGCAAATATAGGTTTTGGAGGATTGTATTATACTGAAGAGTTTTTTGTAGGATTATCCATTCCAAATATTTTAGATTCCAATCAATTTAAAACCCTTAAAAACCTAGAAAACAATTTTGGAATAAAACATAATAATTTTTTTTTATCAACAGGTTTTATATATGATTTGTCTGAAAACTTTAAACTTAAGCCTTCAACAATTGTAAAATACACACCTAGCTTGCCGATGTCAGTTGATTTAAATGCTAATTTAATTTACAAAGATAAGATTGAAACAGGATTATCTTATCGTTATAAAGAATCCATCAGTGCATTATTTGCTATAATTATAAATAAAAAATATAGGGTGGGGTATTCTTATGATAATAGGTTAGCAAGTTATGGAAACAACTTAAGCTCTCATGAAATTATAATTCGTTTCGATTTAAATTTAAATAGAAATACACGTTGGTTATTTCATAACCGTTGTTATTTTTAA
- a CDS encoding calcium/sodium antiporter: MNFLLIIGGLVLLILGGHWLLKSAVALSLKLDIPKIVIGMTVVSFATSAPELIVSINAALSGSSDLALGNVIGSNIANLGLVLGITLLLGTMEVQKSFYKTDWPVMMIASLLLYFFLSGDHVITRNEGIILFSFLIIFLVYLLRFQKTAVIDELPEDDEPLPLYKIVLFLVIGGIGLWGGSELLIKGATSLALEFGVSERVIGVTVVSIGTSVPELAASIIAVLKKEKAISLGNLIGSNVFNILAVLGITSIITPVAVKDQGLLTSDIFWMLGISFIVLPLVFIPKGYRLNWKDGILLLAAYLAFIYHTI, translated from the coding sequence ATGAATTTTTTATTAATAATTGGAGGTTTGGTATTGTTGATTTTGGGAGGGCATTGGTTGTTAAAATCTGCTGTTGCTTTATCTTTAAAATTAGATATTCCAAAAATAGTTATTGGTATGACAGTGGTTTCCTTTGCTACTTCTGCACCAGAACTAATTGTAAGTATTAATGCTGCTTTAAGTGGTTCTTCAGATTTAGCTTTGGGTAATGTTATTGGTTCCAATATTGCTAATTTAGGTTTGGTTTTAGGAATTACCTTGTTATTAGGAACCATGGAAGTGCAAAAGAGTTTTTATAAAACAGATTGGCCTGTTATGATGATTGCATCGCTTCTTTTGTATTTTTTCTTAAGTGGTGATCATGTAATTACTCGAAATGAAGGAATTATTTTGTTTTCATTTTTAATTATCTTTTTAGTATACCTTTTACGTTTTCAAAAAACAGCCGTAATAGATGAATTACCAGAAGATGATGAACCTTTGCCTTTGTATAAGATAGTTTTGTTTTTAGTTATAGGAGGTATAGGGCTTTGGGGTGGATCTGAATTATTAATAAAAGGAGCTACTTCTCTCGCTTTAGAGTTTGGTGTAAGTGAACGTGTAATAGGTGTTACGGTAGTTTCTATAGGAACAAGTGTACCTGAGCTAGCGGCGTCTATTATAGCTGTTTTAAAGAAAGAAAAAGCAATTTCTTTAGGAAACCTTATTGGATCTAATGTGTTTAATATTTTAGCTGTTTTAGGAATTACTTCTATAATTACTCCTGTTGCAGTAAAAGACCAAGGATTGCTAACCAGTGATATTTTTTGGATGTTAGGAATCTCTTTTATTGTGCTTCCTTTGGTTTTTATACCAAAAGGATATCGTTTAAATTGGAAAGATGGTATTCTTTTATTAGCAGCTTATTTGGCTTTTATTTATCATACTATTTAA
- a CDS encoding DUF2007 domain-containing protein: MSEDYTKVFTDNSIIVHRLHTLLINADIKSRTSDRVESGRLAGFGVPTNSVELFVLKTDLEKAQPIIDAYKMKINS; this comes from the coding sequence ATGTCTGAAGATTATACCAAAGTATTTACAGATAATTCTATCATAGTACACAGATTGCATACCTTATTAATTAATGCAGATATTAAATCTAGAACATCCGATCGAGTAGAATCTGGAAGATTAGCTGGTTTTGGTGTTCCCACAAATTCTGTTGAATTATTTGTCTTAAAAACAGATCTAGAAAAGGCCCAACCAATTATAGATGCTTATAAAATGAAAATAAATTCATAA
- a CDS encoding thioredoxin family protein, giving the protein MKKIIEKSLENALSYIEYRGLVSNLLAEGKATGPNQSEDLTNYSLLNDKRMKRLDKTIKISEETIAEMQEINEPQTWLVIAEGWCGDAAQNLPVINKIAETNDLITLKLALRDENEDLMNLFLTNGGKSIPKLIALDKNNNVINTWGPRPSEATKMVADYKAEHGVIDAQFKQDLQVWYNKNKGQSLQEDFIKLFKKSLA; this is encoded by the coding sequence ATGAAAAAAATCATTGAAAAAAGTTTAGAGAACGCATTATCATATATAGAGTATAGAGGTTTAGTAAGTAATTTATTAGCAGAAGGAAAAGCTACAGGACCTAATCAATCTGAAGATTTAACAAACTACAGCTTGTTAAACGATAAAAGAATGAAGCGTTTAGATAAAACCATAAAAATATCTGAAGAAACCATTGCAGAAATGCAAGAAATTAATGAACCACAAACTTGGTTGGTTATTGCAGAAGGTTGGTGTGGAGATGCTGCACAAAACCTACCTGTTATAAATAAAATTGCAGAAACAAATGATCTTATTACGCTTAAATTAGCTTTAAGAGATGAGAATGAAGATTTAATGAACCTGTTTTTAACCAATGGCGGTAAATCCATACCAAAATTAATTGCTTTAGATAAAAATAATAACGTAATAAATACTTGGGGACCTAGGCCTAGTGAGGCTACTAAAATGGTTGCAGACTATAAAGCAGAACATGGTGTTATAGATGCACAGTTTAAACAAGACTTACAAGTTTGGTATAACAAAAATAAAGGACAAAGTTTACAAGAAGATTTTATCAAACTTTTTAAAAAGTCCTTAGCATAA